The DNA sequence AGAAGTACTTCATTCCACATTTCCATCagaatctctctctctatctaatTCATTTTGTTTGATCAGTTGATCGATTTGTGTCACAAGTACTTTGACGTccgcctgtcagttcttgcagcgatGCATCATGACGAACacacattttaacttttattaacTCTACTCTTTTTGCCATAATACAACAGTACAATGAGAAACATTGCAATTAAACAAATGTAACTCATACAATTATTACACAACCAACAAGCCAgagttaataataaataattaaaataaacatacaaaaaatggAATCATTTAACTAGCAATGTCACATTTGCTTGTAATCTTACACGCTCTATCTAATTGTTTACTTTTACAATTCTTTAGCATAGTACAATGTTTGAGAGAAATTTGGTTTAGAGTCAGACGGATCTGAAATCTGTTGGACACCGATGAGCAGGTAAAGTGACGTCACGATCAGATGATAAACAGGGAAGTGTTCATTAGTGATgagagaaacgaagcttttcgaagcttcgaatcaattgaatcaattgcttcaaaaatttattcagtttttcaaagcgttcgaaacaccacacacactggcgatagtgtaaaagcagatctattcaaacattttacactctttttttaaacaaaataatagcaagatttttattaatatatatatatatatatatatatatatatatatatatatatatatatatatatatatatatatatatatatatatatttttttttttttaaacggtttaacttaagacataattaaaagtgtattatgtgttttcagttttatttagTGCAAACAAATcacgtttgctaaaatcacgtgacttggccagtttgaaccAATTGATTCGAAACAAACGATTcgtaaaagtttcgaagcctaATGAAGCAGTGGTTCGAAAGCGAGTATCACTAGTGTTGATGTGTTGTTTATGTGTAGAGAGTGTTGTGTAAGTTACTGACAGAAACACTTCTCTGAAGCTCGCGATCACAGGACAACATGAATTCATTGCTTTTCTTTGGTCTGTTAATGTTTGTGGCGGGGATTTGTTCAGGACACAAACCTCATCCATGCCGTAAGTATGTCCGTATAAAGATGAATCTAGATTTAAACTTATTTAGCTCACCTCAGTGGTGTGACGCAAGATTTTTAttcaaacgttttttttttcatgtcaATGTTATGATCGTTTGCATAGGAAAATAGTTAAATAGAGTCCATCACAGTTCTGAACCTCGGACTGTGAGGTGTTGTTAATGAgtttaaaggtttgtttttaataaCTCTCAGGTACTCCACCTCTGCTATCTGGAAGTCTATCTGtggtgagttttttttttttactgatattaacattaataaatcaggACATTGATGggtttattgtggtaaaagtgacGTAAACTTTTTTCGTGTATTAATTACTATCAGCAAattcatggttttactacactaaccatggtttaactatgggttttgacaaccatggttgtcaaaaccatggttattttgtggttaccttgtttttttaaaggcacagtatgtaagaaatgtatatcaattaatcataaaatggcccagatatagacattaagaaatcattttcatttcaaatacttacatcactgacaacagtggtctggccagaatattgtcatttaaaaagtggagttgcagccaccagttttgtgattgcaataccagttttggccacaatcctacatactgttcctttaactgtagtaaaaccatgtttaattttcgtaagggctcATATAGTAAAAAGTCCTTATCTGTTTCTCAACAGATAGATTTATTTGAAGAATAATGTTTAATACAGATCCACTGTGAGCTCTGTGATAAGAAGTGTTGGTAAATAAACACCTGCGTGAATTATAAATCATAACTGTGCTTTCACAGCGCTTTAAAACGTTCAGGCAGTGTCTAAGTTGCTTGAAGACATGATACCACTGATCCATGTCATTCTTCCGCCATATTGAACAGAAAACCCAAAAAAGATTCActggtcacaaattttgtccgaACTTCACAAAACTGGATTTACACGATctttggaccaagcctcacaaatgttactagaaggatttttgactTTAGGAAGCGTTTGCCCATCACAGCCCAAAAGATACCCATGGCGTAgtcgccaaacaggaagtagttcatatctcagGAACTCTTTCacatattgaaaccaaactttgtacatgaacttgggacttcattgtgaggatgcacaagataaaaaaaattaaatttattttacatttcacaaatcgcaccagagcaagcacgcTTTTGCAGTTCCTccggaaatgcattttctactTTTTTAGTGAAATTAATAAAGTATTTTTCCATGTAGCATCTCAATATTATGATTGTTCacagtcacaaaatatttgcatAACATTGACAAGAATTAGAAAATTGTTCTTCTAAATAGAAACATTGCTAGTTCCCCTtaattttaattcaattcaattcaattttatttatatagcacttttcacaatagttcaatgtttcaaagcagctttacattaaagcaacactatgtagtttttttacctttaaataatagccgtttctcaatgtcaaggatacttccttggcaggactagtccttacaagtcacttccttcagaggctaggcgaggctccttttaagcattcggagaacacgttaaatggaacaggctagcaagtgcacgtcattacgtcattgcgtgattgaaaggtgtgctttcggtgctgcgcgcataggattgtgggtgatttcagcgcgtgaagagcgcaaaggatacaaatttgcatcctttcctgtatatgggatatttctcgaacaaAGGACTAAGTCCTTGGATGAAATTtcaaggatcctcgacattggaacagtccttcgacggacgtcgatgacgtagcatcctcgaaattctagcttccgaggatccttccttgacattgagaaacggctagagtctctaaaattatttcagtgattgAACAacttaactggacaaattgtactgttgctgcaacctgagcagcctcctagctgctacaagcacactctgaaagtgtcggtggagggtagagcacacagccccgcccctcccctgcctgcagaagggtgtctgataccaggcactgttgcgcttttcaaccacatgggggagctgtaagtcatttttacatggaaactacatagtgttgctttaatagaTGTATGAAACCGAGAAAAACGAggatagtaataatgtaacgtatacagtaaagtagtaagttaagccaaaggtggcggacgctccaggggatgaaaatgaaaaaacccttgagagagatacatatatatttatgtatgtgaatggctaagcgaattaaactggttccgcCGGTGGTCGCTGGTCAGGTATTGGCTTGGCATGTCATAGAAGGACGGTCAGTAGATCAGCGGTGTGATGACCTTGACGGttgcaggaactgggtctgtatgtctcattgtcctcggggtcgaggatgagacagggagagagaaacagaatcctattagcgtaggggctgttcactaggggtggcacggttcataaaaaaaaatctgaaccgttcggttcgcttgtctcggttcggagtgcgtgtgtgtcgtacggttcaacggttcatggcatgcgcaatgtatgtagcctcgtgccctgtatgtgacctcagatagcgtgttcccctttcgcgaatagcgcgaaagaagaggtgactggtgtgaagagtgagtgctgccggtcatgttacgtgtataaatggcaagagggagagaaaaagaagtctgcccgcagttggaggatgcgccagcgtcgcataagtttggtgtgtggaaacattttttatttcatgttacctatgatgacagcggaaacaaaacaatacatacagccacacgcgacagccttctctccgaccatttatctaatctgaggtaatgaacactgttttacgtcttATCGTATTtagtgctatttttagcctttcgttgataaaacgtttcattttgctagcgtgtgaaagttgcgcgatcttatttcataaactgccccttaaagtaatcaggacagaaatggtcaaaagtggacaaaagagacggatttaaatataacaggtgtaaacgttatgtttctctctcgtccacatattctctctgcagtatttaagcagcctctcagtgataaatcttaaagctacactaaagttggcattttgataaatgcaagttatctttgtgtgctaaaaatgcacacaaagttcatgtagatggcaatacacattctcttttttgccaaataaatgaaaagcatgttgaaatcatcaatgtcttccctcttgctgtatcaaaatctcgcctggctttcctcagTGATGTttccaataatgtgcttaaagtcaaattcagtttgtgcatgattacatgatataactttttttaatactgtatcctaaattatggataattaatacattaataagataatacatttctggagtgttaaaaaaataacaacaagaaccgtactgaaccgagaaccgtgaccatagaaccgtgatacaaaccgaaccgagggttttgtgaactgTGCCACCCCTactgttcacatgtaatgcaagtgtcatacattatagtggtttaagtcagctcggttccagacaggctacctattgcggcataagtttATTACCCagtatgaggtatgtgagtgctttgttctagtcAAACTAACTATTgggggaaaagtacatttactggacattttatgtgaatgctttgttaaagaagaatgtcttaagtttagatttaaattgatcgactatGTCTGATACCGTTATTTTAGAATAACGTTATTGTAATGTTAAACTAGccttaaaataactttaaatttTTGTAATGAAAACTTCTCTGGctaacaaaaacaaaccttggaaaagAACATTCTGGAAAAGAACATTGACAGGTGCACTTTTATATGTCGATGACTTTATTAAAGATTATTTTGAAACCCagaaggagaaaaaaaacaagagcTTCACATTGAACCTtgttcctctctctctctttctctctctctcagagtGCTAAAGAAGGTCAGAACTGGGCTGTTGCCAAATATCGCTATGATGCGTTTGGGCAGCGCATTCGTTTGTGGGAATTTGGAAAATATGACGACAAATCATTTCATCTGAATATGTTGTTCCTCTTTCGGGAGGTAAACTCGCACTCACTCAGAGGAACTGAAGCACAACACTTTTATGTTATGCACAATCATAAACTTCTTACTGACGGCCTCGTGTGCCTAAACCaaaatttcttttttgtttttccttcATGTGTTTTATTAGGGTGTGGTTTACACCATCAGTTACAGGAACAAGACCTGTCAGAAAAATCTCCTCAACACGACCTTTCACCCATCAGAGATTCCCCGTAACGCCTCGCTGATGTCACAGGTAGTTTTGGGAGGTTCCTCTGGACCAGGTGAAGGTCTGCTCGTCAACACCTGGACAGGAGTCGTACCTGAGACTCAAGGTTAAGTCACGTGACTTTTACTTCAACACAGATTGTCTAAAGTTTGTTGAGTATCAAGACAACctgcttatttttaatcagGATCCCGAAGCATTTTATGGTCCTGCTCCTTCCACAGAAgagatataaatatatttagacCATTTTACGCTTCACTTATACTGGCTGAAAATCTCTTCACGTCCAGTTAACAAATAATGTTTCTGGACAAAATCACAGACCCTGTCTTTATCTTTATGCCATCTACATTATGAACagatttattatataattaacCCACTGGAGGAATCATTGTGTAAATGAAGTCCTTTATTATTTCTGCAGGTAAATATCTGGCCACTGTCACAGAATTCGGCTGCATCCCTGTCTCGATGTTATATTATACAGCAGAGACGGGCTGGGTGGTCACCAGGTGAGACAGGATTGATGTATGTGGTTgtgataaatgaaaaataaagacaCTTTCCATTAATAATgtcaaactgttttttttttcagctattttaatGCAGTAACCGGGATCGAGGACCCTGACGATTTAAATCCTCCGTCCTTCTGCACAGGCATACAAACAGAAGAGGAAAAACTCAATTTCTTCAGTGCCTTTTtctaaagaaaaaataataattttaacctCCATACTGTAGCACTTCTAGTAATGTGAATGTGTTTTATTAACCTGTTAGCAAATTTAAATCATCAAACTACTTCTCTTACAGATTTAGAGTTCACAGACGTGAACATGTTTTAGTTTTACTAAATGATAACACAACTCTTTTGATTCGAGCGTTTATGGAGAAATTATTCTGCAGCTGTACAActataaaactatttttttaaagggaataAAAACTTTCAACAATTTGGATGAgaattgtttgtttttctataaCATCTAATCTCACGatttacacacacaaactcatTGTCTCCATCTTTATTGCTTTCATCATTCAGAAACTTCTTAAATAATGAACTCCTTATCATCCACATCAGTCAAACACAGATCATCTAAGAGTGATAAACAGTGAATATCACAAagcactaaagaaagaaagaagtatTAAATACTGACTGAAAACAGTTTATTTGTGCTGTAATCTGACATAACGTGTCATGAAAATCTGAAACAAACAGCCTCAATAAATGTTTAAGTcgactgcaaaaaaatgactttctttgtatttttgtcttgttttcagtacaaacaCTGAAAAACAAGTTGCATTTTTCTAATGAGCAAAACTACCCAAGAAAAAAGTCCAGTCTAGACAAAATATacaatttgtgcttaaaacaagcaaaaatatctgcttatggagtaagaatttttttcttgaaaatgttcCTGAATTAAGTGTATAAGGAAAAAGTTCCAAGATTTTATTAGCAGATtcgtttgcttgttttatgcacaaattcacttaaattgtattttttccctaaaaactagacttattttcttaggtcattttgctcatcaggaaaatgcatcttgattttaaaatatttgtactgaaaacgagacaaattaaagtaagaaagtcattttttgcagcgttcataaataaacttttaagTCATGTTGTTAATAGTTAAGGATGTCTTGGTGGTATTATGGATGGGTTTTGATTCTAATACAGTAAAGGAATTATTGATGAAGATGATTATTTAATTCTTAACAgctaaactttaaatatttccCTAAAGCAAGCACATTTAACTTGCGTGAAAGCCAAAACCATCTTAAAGTTGAGCTCCTTCACCGAATcgcatgtttatttttaggaaatTGCATAAGAATGAAGAAATGTTGCTGCCTCAAGAACAAAAGATTTTTATATGATTAGTGTCAAACTAAACACAAGAGCAGTAATATGTGTAGAAGTATTTTAAGCGTTACGCTGCGTTCGTTCAGGTTTTACTAAGTGCTGAATTTCTCCTCAGGCTTCCTGCGCTGTAATCATTTTAAAGGAAGAGTTTATCTCAAACGATGTTTTGGTTATTGTTCACCCCCTCACTTTATCCAAACCCTGTACGCTGGATATCTTATTCATACTCTTAATCCTCTAAACACTTGTGAGGTTTTACTGTGAGAAATCTCATCATATTGACTTGATGAGAATGAGCAGGAAATTCTCTCTGACAAAACAAAAACGTAACTCGGGTTAATAAAGACgagagggtgagtaaataatgtcaTGGATTATGAAAAGACAAGCAGCTCTGAACTAAACACGTTGTCTTTGGCAGTATAGAATCTGATCCGTTTCCTGAGTGAAACTGTAGAATTGTGGAAGTGAGCATCTGATTGGACGAGGCCGCCGTGGCTCTCTGACAGGCAAGCGTTTACGTCATAAGGAGGCGGTGCACGTGCTGCAGCTGCTGCTGTGATAGGACGAGGCAGTGTCTCTGCTCGTTGCCGCGGGAACAGGGAATCGCCACTCTCCCGACCAGCACGGAGCCGCCGCTTCTCTGCTCGTCTTTGGcctgagagagagaaacacacgAGCGATTATTGAGACGCTGAACCAGCGTGAAGCTTCACAGAGATGTTTGAGAGTTTGGGCATCAGACCTTGAGGAAAGAAGCGGCCGGGAACGAGGCGAAATCAGACGGCACACGAGCGCCAGGCTGCTGAGAGACGACGTGCTGCGACACTTCAGCCTGAAACAACAAGAAAACATCTTCAGCACGTCAGAAAAGACCACAAAGGCCCGGTGTTATTATGGGATGTAATCACTCTTACCCTCACTTTATCCAGAGTCTCATTCAGAGAATTTAATCTGGCCGCCTGCTCCAATAACTGAGCACTCGCACTCGCTGCAGACGGACAGACAGTTAGATATCAGAGACCATTAAAGTAGGGCTGCAAAAGCTAATCGCTAAAAACCGATAATGAAATTTGTTGTCAATAATTTAATTGTGGATTAGTTGGTCTGTGACGTCACAAGCTCCCGCACGACCGTCAGACACGCGTCTGCTTCATAAAGTGTGAACTTTCGGCACTTGTGAACTTGACGAGTTTTTACTGTAATCTGTAATGCTGCTATAATCCACTAGAtggctcttacccaatttatatataaaaaacctGAATCAAActccgtgtaagttttgataactgttctgaatctgatcttttgtatgtttttagaAATCTACCCATATTTCAGAGGtcataaaagagaacaaatgaaagcAGGATGaaacagggttttttttttttaagcagagggtgtgttcttttatttgatatatttgtatgtttacatatttatagaagaaaaatttcctggaagacattttgtgaaacttttgtgaaaatcacaaaaaatgctggcgggcaataaaaaaaaaaaggctgaaGAGGAATGAGTTAACTGCAGGTTAATGTTTTTTGCGGGTTAGAGATGGAGGATTTGGTTCATTAGTTGTTGGTAGTCTGTCTGTGAATAGTCACTGGGATGCTTTTAGACAAATTTTGTACTGGTTTTGTTACGCGTGTTGGTGCGTGAAGGTCTTTGTTCTGACACATTGTTTGTACTTGAATATAGATAAGCAATAAATCATAAATGTCCATAACttaaagcagtggttttcaaactgggggccgcgagatggtgccaggtgGGCCGCGaatgttttatgacattttatgaaatacattaatttaaaacctaaaaaaaaaaataaggctactaaccaaaagcactacttttttgtataatttaatgtttttttttattaaaatgttgagttttagaacagttttttgtcacaaattttctttggggggccgcgaaagaatgcaccgtacacaaggggggggggggcacgctgaaaaagtttgggaaccactgacttAATAAATGGTTTTCCAACTATATTCTTTTTGACCCTTTTTTGATTCCAAATCTACATTAACAATATAGAAAAACATCTAACTACTCAAGTTTAGATATAGTGACGACGGTGACGGTCAAAACGTTTGTTTGACCTTGCTCCTTCACGCACTGTTGCTGTGGTAATTCTTCATCATAAATACATTAAGCGCCCTCTATTGGCGTGAAAGAAAACTACAACACCTACATAACCAAATGACTCCTACAACgcggatctggcaaccctgacagTGACAGAAGCAAAAGCACAGACTAATGCTGTTTAATAAAGGTTTCATTTCGTCCTTTAATATgaagtttgtattttttaaattgttttttcataaaaatagttttaaaatattttatccgatttattgattataaaaaaattaattgttagttgcagccctacatcaaacagacagacagagagagacctGGTGTTTTGCCGGTGATGTCCACCACTTTGACTCCAGCACTCATCTTCAGCAGGTTGTTCAGGAGAAGATCCGTCTTACGGTACAATGATCCCGAAAGGCCGTCAGGTACGACTCCCTCCTTCATCCCCGTCATACGAGCCACTTTCAGGGGCGGCAGAGACGCCAGCTGCTCGCGCATCTTCTCAGCCTTGAGTGGAGGTCaatcattaaaatctgaagaTCAGACTGAGCAGATGTCATCAGTTCAGATCCAAACAAACACATCTGTTCTCAGTCAGTAGCcatgtttattttatgaacATTATAAAGTATAACAAAAGAAATGAGAATCAAGATGAAAAATCCCTTCATTCACAAAAAGGTTTTTTATGTTCTCCTGAGGTGGTTTTTGACGTGTGCATTAAAGAGTAAATGTGAATAATGtgagatggaaacgcatttgctGAATAAATTCTGACGTAGTGAACATTAAACCCATGTGACGTGACTGATGgtctagctgtatcagctgaTGTTGTCTTTATCATATATGAGGCTTGACGTCGTCGTAATGCCCTTGCTGTTAGTGTCTGCATCAAAAACtctgcattccttcttctgtgcacagcattcatttgaacaattacaagctgcactgatAGTAAATTTATAACTTACCCAATCATAACTAAATGCAGTCCTATATCTATTTTCTAGGTGTCCAGTTTCAGTTACTGCTGTTTACTAGATTACCAATACAACGGTCATTCGC is a window from the Misgurnus anguillicaudatus chromosome 21, ASM2758022v2, whole genome shotgun sequence genome containing:
- the epdl1 gene encoding ependymin-like 1 translates to MNSLLFFGLLMFVAGICSGHKPHPCRTPPLLSGSLSVSAKEGQNWAVAKYRYDAFGQRIRLWEFGKYDDKSFHLNMLFLFREGVVYTISYRNKTCQKNLLNTTFHPSEIPRNASLMSQVVLGGSSGPGEGLLVNTWTGVVPETQGKYLATVTEFGCIPVSMLYYTAETGWVVTSYFNAVTGIEDPDDLNPPSFCTGIQTEEEKLNFFSAFF